A single genomic interval of Primulina huaijiensis isolate GDHJ02 chromosome 7, ASM1229523v2, whole genome shotgun sequence harbors:
- the LOC140981335 gene encoding bidirectional sugar transporter SWEET4-like, with product MTYAGQALARTIIGIIGNVISFGLFISPAPTFKRIWQNKTTEEFHPYPYLLCVLNCLFWVFYGLPVVHPDSTLVITINGIGLALELIYLTIFFAYTGKRNRKIIGAFLLGEAALVGTVAAVTLLCFHTHTKRSTVVGIICVIAGIMMYGSPLSIIKKVVQTKSVEFLPFWLCLAGFANGIVWFTYATLKTFDLYIAIGNGIGAVLGLVQLSVYAYYKLYGNPKVRDDAKPAGEVQLQTSTAHRGVASLPV from the exons ATGACTTACGCCGGACAAGCTCTTGCTCGCACGATCATCGGCATCATCG gCAATGTTATATCTTTTGGTCTCTTCATCTCTCCAGC GCCAACTTTCAAGAGGATATGGCAGAATAAGACTACGGAGGAATTTCATCCATACCCCTATCTTCTCTGTGTGCTCAACTGTTTATTCTGGGTCTTCTATGGGTTACCCGTCGTTCATCCCGATAGCACGCTCGTCATAACTATCAACGGCATCGGCCTGGCCTTGGAGTTGATTTACCTCACCATTTTCTTCGCCTACACCGGCAAAAGGAACAGG AAAATCATAGGAGCTTTTCTACTTGGAGAGGCAGCTTTGGTTGGGACCGTAGCAGCAGTCACGCTTCTTTGCTTCCACACACATACCAAGAGATCAACTGTTGTGGGGATCATTTGTGTGATTGCTGGTATTATGATGTACGGCTCCCCTCTCTCCATCATT AAAAAGGTCGTCCAAACTAAGAGCGTGGAATTCCTGCCATTCTGGCTTTGTTTGGCTGGATTTGCAAACGGGATCGTGTGGTTTACTTACGCTACCCTCAAGACCTTCGATTTGTATATTGCC ATTGGAAACGGAATTGGAGCGGTACTGGGATTGGTGCAACTCTCTGTGTACGCTTATTACAAGCTTTACGGCAACCCGAAGGTTCGCGACGATGCTAAGCCAGCGGGAGAGGTGCAGCTCCAGACCTCCACAGCACACCGGGGCGTGGCCTCACTGCCAGTTTGA